Proteins from one Haliscomenobacter hydrossis DSM 1100 genomic window:
- a CDS encoding AAA family ATPase translates to MAAADQIKSLIQSFGEQDEDRFFSTAMQIAASEARQGHTAFAQELKKLIEKNRKAFADASATEGKTIPLSLPKRELQELIDVFQPRLRLRDMVLAPNVRESLDTLLREQESWEILRQHNLSPRRKLLLTGAPGTGKTMTAQALAGELGLAVYIIRLDGLMSKYMGESIAKLRLIFDAMQDHRAVYLFDEFDSIGSHRDQGQDVGEAKRVLNSFLINIEKDESNSIIIAATNLPDALDKALFRRFDDVVAYPLPQQEQIVALLEMRLSGYKFKGKVDFASLAELAQGLNYSDLGKACEDVIKDMIIKGQRQLTIENLKNALKKRKL, encoded by the coding sequence ATGGCTGCCGCAGATCAAATCAAAAGTTTAATCCAATCTTTTGGAGAACAGGATGAAGATCGCTTCTTCTCTACAGCCATGCAAATTGCGGCTTCCGAAGCCCGTCAAGGGCATACCGCCTTCGCACAGGAACTCAAAAAACTGATCGAAAAAAACCGCAAGGCTTTTGCCGATGCCTCGGCTACCGAAGGCAAAACCATCCCACTTTCCCTGCCCAAGCGCGAGTTGCAAGAACTCATCGATGTATTCCAGCCACGTTTGCGTTTGCGTGATATGGTACTTGCTCCCAATGTCCGGGAGTCTTTAGATACCCTGCTGCGGGAACAAGAAAGTTGGGAAATCCTCCGCCAGCACAATCTTTCCCCCCGCCGCAAGCTGCTGCTCACCGGAGCCCCCGGTACCGGCAAAACCATGACCGCCCAAGCCCTCGCTGGCGAACTGGGGCTGGCTGTATACATCATCCGCCTGGATGGCCTCATGTCCAAGTACATGGGTGAATCCATCGCCAAGCTGCGCCTCATCTTTGACGCCATGCAGGATCACCGCGCCGTTTACCTCTTTGACGAGTTTGATTCCATTGGTTCGCACCGCGATCAAGGCCAGGATGTTGGCGAAGCCAAACGAGTCCTCAATAGTTTTTTGATCAACATCGAAAAAGACGAAAGCAATAGCATCATCATCGCCGCCACCAACCTCCCCGATGCGCTCGACAAGGCGCTTTTCCGCCGTTTTGATGATGTAGTAGCCTATCCCCTACCCCAGCAAGAGCAAATTGTTGCTTTGTTGGAAATGCGTTTGTCGGGGTATAAATTTAAGGGAAAAGTAGATTTCGCCAGCCTCGCCGAATTGGCTCAGGGTTTGAATTATTCTGATCTGGGCAAGGCTTGTGAAGATGTAATCAAGGATATGATCATCAAAGGGCAAAGGCAATTAACAATAGAAAACCTTAAAAATGCTCTTAAAAAACGAAAACTGTAA
- a CDS encoding type I restriction endonuclease subunit R gives MANYISEDQIEKATIELYVQKLGYRHLNCFDQDLTGRANETEVVLKPLLRKKLSDLNPQLPSSAIDAAYEILCHTRFDKSSFQANQEVYGLIKNGIQVEIENAQNRKEWVNVKVVNFHDQPDLDPSSPTHNDYLLVSQLWVQGPFIRRRPDLIVYLNGLPLLFIELKNSNIALRNAYDDNLTNYRKDIPLLFHYNALCILSNGLETKLGSFDSGYGHFFNWLRPEQENQAPDLQRVQQYGVSLDYAVLGLCEKRRWLDYLENFIFYYQDTVKIAAKNHQFLGVNNAIHSFSQRLAHDAAGTDAANKGKLGVFWHTQGSGKSFSMIFFARKVFRKFTGNFTFLIVTDRDDLDGQIYRNFLGAGAFAKDSKCRPKNSEDLRGMLQTNTRYIFTLIQKFRYPKGQVYPVLSLRNDIIVIIDEAHRTQYKDLAENMRTGLPNAQYMAFTGTPLLGSRKLTHEWFGDNVSEYNFQQSIQDGATVPLFYHKRVPEVLLQNDAIDDDLAEIVSDENLSDEQQAKLEREFGNELSVLKRDSRLETIAKDIAYHFPRRGYLGKGMVIAIDKFTAVKMYDKVKRLWEEEKRQIQREINTTSNLADKDALRQVLDWMRKTDLAVIVSEEAGEDEKFEKEGLDIKTHRKRMLSVDENGHDLEYKFKDPADPLRLVFVCSMWLTGFDAPTVSTLYLDKPMKDHTLMQTIARANRVTDYLVFQKPKKNGLIVDYYNVFRNLKKAFASYGGGSMDAAATTTDKSPAEQYEQLFVLLGEAILNCANWCVSIGIDLNRIAASNLLFSQLGLFDEFADTILALDEHKKQFIVYDNTIDALYEACKPDILGRRKEFPLAAIVHYLRAVIDGKADRGDLDSAKRRISQLLDESIVAQENESRSPGEAQPATTAAEDPGFFIKSWKQVDLSKLNIEKLKEEYHEAPHKHIEIADLRAFISAKLQQMIERNVTRISFAQKLQAIIDRYNAGNSNNENYFDDLIDFVQQMRDEELRAAREGLNEAELELFDLLKKENLSKDEEQKVKLAAKNLLHKLKEDKPKVLITDWYKDTQTKYQVRAAIQKVLNDALPDSYDQAIYSTKCDVVFNHFLLQAQQGYRPGAYA, from the coding sequence ATGGCCAACTACATCTCCGAAGATCAAATCGAAAAAGCCACCATCGAGCTGTATGTCCAAAAGCTGGGCTATCGGCACCTCAACTGCTTTGATCAGGACCTGACTGGCCGTGCCAACGAAACCGAGGTCGTCCTCAAACCCCTGCTTCGAAAAAAACTCAGCGACTTAAATCCCCAACTCCCCAGCTCGGCCATCGATGCCGCCTACGAAATCCTCTGCCATACTCGCTTCGACAAAAGCAGCTTTCAGGCCAACCAGGAGGTCTATGGCTTGATCAAAAATGGCATCCAGGTCGAAATCGAAAATGCCCAGAACCGCAAGGAATGGGTCAACGTCAAGGTGGTCAATTTTCACGACCAGCCCGACCTCGACCCCTCCTCCCCTACCCACAACGATTACCTGCTCGTTTCCCAGCTCTGGGTACAAGGCCCCTTCATCCGCCGCCGCCCCGATCTGATTGTGTACCTGAACGGTTTGCCCCTCCTCTTCATCGAGCTCAAAAACAGCAACATCGCCCTGCGCAATGCCTACGATGACAACCTGACCAATTACCGAAAAGACATCCCCCTGCTCTTCCACTACAACGCACTCTGTATCCTCAGCAACGGCCTGGAAACCAAGCTGGGCAGCTTTGATTCTGGCTATGGGCACTTCTTCAATTGGCTGCGCCCGGAGCAGGAAAACCAGGCGCCCGACCTCCAGCGTGTGCAGCAATACGGCGTCAGCCTGGATTATGCCGTGTTGGGGCTTTGTGAAAAACGGCGTTGGTTGGATTACCTCGAAAATTTCATTTTTTATTACCAGGACACGGTCAAAATTGCCGCCAAAAACCACCAGTTCCTCGGCGTCAACAATGCCATCCACAGCTTTTCTCAGCGCCTGGCCCACGATGCCGCCGGAACGGATGCCGCCAACAAAGGAAAACTGGGCGTGTTTTGGCACACCCAGGGCAGCGGCAAAAGTTTCAGCATGATCTTTTTTGCCCGCAAGGTTTTTCGCAAGTTTACTGGCAATTTCACCTTCCTCATCGTCACCGATCGCGATGACCTGGATGGCCAGATTTACCGCAATTTCCTCGGGGCCGGGGCCTTTGCCAAAGACAGCAAGTGCCGCCCCAAAAATAGCGAAGACCTCCGGGGCATGCTCCAAACCAATACGCGCTACATTTTTACCCTCATCCAAAAGTTTCGCTACCCCAAGGGGCAAGTTTACCCGGTGTTGTCGCTCCGCAACGACATCATTGTCATCATCGACGAGGCACACCGCACCCAGTACAAGGATTTGGCCGAAAACATGCGCACTGGCCTGCCCAATGCCCAGTACATGGCCTTTACGGGCACGCCCCTGCTGGGTAGCCGCAAGTTGACCCACGAGTGGTTCGGCGACAATGTGTCGGAATACAATTTTCAGCAGAGCATCCAGGATGGTGCCACTGTGCCGCTGTTTTACCACAAACGGGTCCCCGAAGTCCTCCTGCAAAACGATGCCATCGACGATGACCTGGCCGAGATCGTCAGCGACGAAAACCTCAGCGACGAGCAGCAAGCCAAACTGGAACGGGAGTTCGGCAACGAGTTGAGCGTACTCAAACGCGACAGCCGCCTCGAAACCATCGCCAAAGACATCGCTTACCACTTTCCCCGCCGGGGCTACCTCGGCAAGGGCATGGTCATTGCCATCGACAAGTTTACGGCCGTTAAGATGTACGACAAGGTGAAACGCCTCTGGGAGGAGGAAAAACGCCAAATCCAGCGCGAAATCAACACCACCTCCAATTTGGCGGACAAAGACGCCCTGCGCCAGGTGCTCGACTGGATGCGCAAAACCGACCTGGCCGTCATCGTGAGTGAAGAGGCTGGGGAAGACGAGAAGTTTGAAAAAGAAGGCCTCGACATCAAAACCCACCGCAAACGGATGCTCAGCGTGGACGAAAATGGCCACGACCTGGAGTACAAGTTCAAAGACCCCGCCGATCCCCTCCGCCTGGTCTTTGTGTGCAGCATGTGGCTCACCGGGTTTGACGCACCCACAGTGTCGACCCTCTACCTCGACAAACCCATGAAGGACCATACCCTCATGCAAACCATTGCCCGGGCCAATCGCGTGACCGACTACCTCGTGTTTCAGAAGCCGAAGAAAAACGGCTTGATTGTCGATTATTACAACGTTTTTCGCAACCTCAAAAAAGCTTTTGCATCCTACGGTGGTGGTTCCATGGATGCCGCCGCCACCACTACTGACAAATCACCCGCCGAACAATACGAGCAGTTGTTTGTCCTGCTGGGCGAGGCCATCCTGAACTGCGCCAATTGGTGTGTGTCCATCGGCATCGATTTGAACCGCATCGCCGCGTCCAATCTGTTGTTCAGCCAACTGGGCCTTTTTGACGAGTTCGCCGATACCATCCTCGCCCTGGATGAACACAAAAAGCAATTCATCGTGTACGACAACACGATCGATGCCCTCTACGAAGCCTGCAAACCGGATATTCTGGGCCGCCGCAAAGAGTTCCCCCTCGCTGCCATCGTCCATTACCTCCGCGCTGTCATCGACGGCAAGGCCGACCGCGGCGACCTCGACAGCGCAAAAAGACGCATCAGCCAACTTTTGGACGAAAGCATCGTTGCGCAGGAGAATGAATCCCGCAGCCCCGGCGAGGCCCAACCGGCTACTACCGCTGCCGAAGATCCGGGCTTCTTCATCAAATCCTGGAAACAGGTCGATCTGAGCAAACTCAACATCGAAAAACTCAAAGAGGAATACCACGAAGCCCCCCACAAGCACATTGAAATCGCGGATTTGCGGGCCTTCATTTCCGCCAAATTGCAGCAAATGATAGAGCGCAACGTCACCCGCATCAGCTTCGCCCAAAAACTCCAGGCCATCATCGACCGCTACAACGCCGGCAACTCCAACAACGAAAACTATTTCGACGACCTCATCGATTTTGTCCAACAAATGCGCGACGAAGAACTCCGCGCCGCCCGCGAGGGCCTGAATGAAGCCGAATTGGAACTTTTCGACCTGCTCAAAAAGGAAAACCTCAGCAAAGACGAAGAACAAAAGGTGAAATTAGCCGCCAAAAACCTGCTCCACAAACTGAAGGAGGACAAACCCAAGGTGCTGATCACCGATTGGTACAAGGACACCCAAACGAAATACCAGGTGCGCGCCGCCATCCAAAAGGTGCTCAACGACGCACTACCCGACAGCTACGACCAGGCCATCTACAGCACGAAATGTGATGTGGTGTTTAATCATTTTTTGTTGCAGGCGCAGCAGGGGTACAGGCCAGGGGCGTATGCGTAG
- a CDS encoding helicase-related protein produces the protein MGLGKTIVAKGIIAKAFSQFVPSRSKKVFNVVYICSNQALASQNLKKLNFSGKDQAIDYSESDDRLTALAYLSTKEQQEFPLRIKAFTPATSFDDKTHAGKADERVLLYRLLYLYSDFIPLRNSLKWILKGNRKIKDENWMALINAAEDFDKGKITTLNKIRPKVDSAFRQALNEKVDPDQLPKSFHAAGITYSVKYWTLLRNLCRLNINKDNYRSYDFYKELVSTLRFLLSRVCLEYLQADIFILDEFQRYKQLIDKTGGGEDETELSPHIQLARDIFSFEDSKILMLSATPFKPYTNDFDELNGEDHYNEFVTVLKFLRADKPADFWTKYELDRKALFAYLRHPDTLNLKVSEGASLKKEEALNLKTELEGFYRTCMVRTEKLLASKDRDAMIQYVNKPISIQPEDIYDFVVLDQITQLLNKSHKASLPVPLEYVKSCPFALSFLDNYKHKEKIRNFILKDSELQQLMKRTKQGWVNLKDIKEYKPLIPRRGKSLPNAKLRLLLEETVHNNGWKYLWIPPSIPYYELSGAYKDSWGYSKTLIFSSWKLVPRMVATLVSYEAERLSIGNPKSISEKEKEGKESFKSYYFQKRRSPRPQFTFKAPKEEDPKGMNSFILSYPCLYLANLYDPVMNIIDKKSIRQIKKEIKNLLIAKFQDLNLNQYVTGEGDWNKWHWLAPLLLDKYSKDKQVIAEWLGKGMPKSTLSINTEDLNPDHDEMNGKMRHFNHATEVFQDSKLISAAKLNSSQLDSICEHLAELTIGSPAICYMRSQWRYKDLYEHLLDAAFNVSSAFLAMFNKPESIAVVRLHTEEGDYWERVLQYMIDGNLQAMLDEFVYLLINGENFQSATELSNFISDILSVRTTNMEVEDYPLFISNLKSGQPVKKSIRTHYAIDFGTQRINTARGAGRQINVRQAFNSPFRPFVLASTSIGQEGLDFHLYCKKIFHWNLPSNPIDFEQREGRIHRYQGLVIRLNLASKYQDQMVYHLKTDNIWQDLLKYAEKEKKEADFQCDLVPFWHTETTNGIKIERFVPLYPFSKDIERFNNLIKILTFYRLTFGQPRQSELVDALHESGFSDEEIKKLDDLMINLSPITFKCP, from the coding sequence GTGGGCTTGGGCAAAACCATCGTTGCGAAAGGGATCATTGCCAAAGCATTTAGCCAGTTTGTCCCAAGTCGTTCTAAAAAGGTATTTAATGTCGTTTACATCTGTTCCAATCAGGCTCTTGCCAGTCAAAACCTCAAAAAACTCAACTTTTCCGGCAAGGATCAAGCCATTGATTATTCTGAAAGCGACGACCGTCTAACGGCCCTGGCCTATTTATCTACCAAAGAGCAACAAGAATTTCCCTTACGCATCAAAGCCTTTACCCCAGCCACTTCATTTGATGACAAAACCCATGCAGGCAAAGCCGATGAAAGAGTGTTATTGTACCGACTATTGTATTTGTATAGTGATTTTATTCCTTTAAGGAACAGCCTTAAATGGATATTGAAAGGCAACCGTAAAATTAAGGATGAAAATTGGATGGCGCTTATTAATGCCGCAGAGGATTTTGACAAAGGGAAGATCACAACCTTGAACAAAATAAGGCCAAAGGTAGATAGCGCATTCAGACAAGCATTGAATGAAAAAGTGGACCCCGATCAATTACCCAAGTCATTCCACGCTGCAGGCATTACGTATTCGGTTAAATATTGGACTTTGTTGAGAAACCTATGTCGGTTAAACATCAATAAAGACAACTATCGTAGTTACGATTTTTATAAAGAACTGGTGAGCACACTGCGTTTTTTATTGTCCAGAGTTTGCCTGGAGTATTTACAAGCTGATATTTTTATCCTGGATGAATTTCAACGTTACAAGCAATTAATTGATAAAACGGGTGGTGGTGAAGATGAAACAGAGTTGAGCCCTCACATCCAACTAGCCAGGGATATCTTTTCATTTGAGGATTCCAAAATCCTGATGTTATCTGCCACCCCTTTTAAGCCTTATACCAACGATTTTGATGAATTAAACGGTGAAGACCATTACAATGAGTTTGTGACTGTTTTAAAGTTTTTAAGGGCAGACAAACCCGCAGATTTTTGGACAAAATACGAGCTTGATCGCAAAGCACTTTTTGCCTACCTGCGCCATCCTGACACCTTAAATCTTAAAGTGTCGGAAGGTGCCAGTTTGAAAAAAGAAGAGGCCCTCAACTTGAAAACGGAATTGGAAGGCTTTTACCGCACTTGTATGGTTAGAACCGAAAAGTTATTGGCTTCTAAAGATCGGGATGCTATGATACAATACGTCAATAAGCCAATTAGCATTCAGCCCGAAGACATCTATGATTTTGTAGTTTTGGATCAGATCACTCAGTTGCTCAATAAATCGCACAAAGCATCTCTGCCAGTTCCGCTGGAATACGTTAAATCCTGCCCTTTTGCATTATCATTTTTAGACAATTACAAACACAAGGAAAAAATCCGAAACTTTATCTTGAAAGACTCCGAGCTTCAGCAGTTGATGAAACGAACCAAACAGGGGTGGGTTAACCTGAAAGACATCAAAGAATATAAACCACTGATTCCACGACGGGGAAAATCGCTCCCCAATGCAAAACTGCGTTTGCTACTTGAAGAGACGGTTCACAACAACGGCTGGAAGTATTTGTGGATTCCGCCTTCCATCCCTTATTACGAACTAAGTGGTGCCTACAAGGACAGTTGGGGTTATTCCAAAACCTTGATTTTTTCTTCCTGGAAACTGGTTCCTCGAATGGTAGCTACTTTGGTTTCTTATGAGGCAGAAAGGTTATCCATCGGTAATCCTAAGTCGATTTCAGAAAAAGAGAAGGAAGGTAAAGAGAGCTTCAAATCTTACTACTTCCAGAAGAGGAGATCTCCAAGACCACAGTTTACTTTCAAGGCTCCCAAAGAAGAGGACCCCAAAGGAATGAACAGTTTCATCCTGTCCTACCCTTGTCTCTACCTTGCCAATCTCTACGACCCGGTGATGAATATCATCGATAAGAAATCAATCCGACAAATCAAAAAGGAAATCAAAAACTTGCTGATCGCCAAATTTCAAGATCTCAACTTGAATCAATACGTAACAGGTGAAGGAGACTGGAATAAATGGCATTGGTTGGCGCCACTTTTATTGGATAAATACAGTAAAGATAAACAGGTCATAGCGGAATGGCTTGGTAAAGGCATGCCAAAGTCTACATTGTCAATCAACACGGAAGACCTCAATCCTGATCATGATGAAATGAATGGAAAAATGCGACATTTCAATCATGCAACAGAAGTATTTCAGGATTCTAAGCTTATTTCGGCAGCAAAATTGAATAGTAGCCAATTGGACTCAATTTGTGAACATTTGGCTGAACTCACCATTGGCTCACCCGCTATTTGTTACATGCGAAGCCAATGGAGGTATAAAGATCTATATGAGCATTTATTGGATGCTGCGTTCAATGTTTCATCGGCTTTTTTAGCCATGTTCAACAAGCCCGAAAGCATTGCGGTTGTGCGACTCCATACCGAGGAGGGGGATTATTGGGAACGGGTATTACAGTACATGATTGATGGCAACTTACAGGCCATGCTAGATGAATTTGTTTACCTCTTGATCAATGGGGAAAATTTTCAGTCTGCCACGGAGCTGAGTAATTTTATTTCAGATATTCTTTCTGTACGAACCACAAATATGGAGGTTGAAGATTATCCTCTTTTCATCAGCAATTTAAAAAGTGGTCAACCTGTAAAAAAATCAATCCGCACTCATTATGCTATTGATTTTGGAACACAAAGAATCAATACAGCCAGAGGGGCCGGTCGACAAATCAATGTCCGCCAAGCCTTCAATTCACCTTTTCGCCCTTTTGTATTGGCCAGTACTTCCATCGGACAAGAAGGTCTGGATTTTCACCTGTACTGCAAAAAGATATTCCATTGGAATCTGCCTTCTAATCCCATTGATTTTGAGCAAAGAGAAGGTCGAATACACCGCTATCAGGGACTAGTGATCAGACTTAATTTGGCAAGTAAGTACCAAGATCAGATGGTGTATCATCTTAAAACAGACAATATTTGGCAGGATTTACTCAAATATGCTGAAAAAGAAAAAAAGGAGGCCGATTTTCAATGTGATTTAGTTCCATTTTGGCATACCGAAACAACAAATGGCATTAAAATTGAAAGATTTGTGCCTTTGTATCCCTTTAGTAAAGACATCGAGCGATTCAATAATCTAATCAAAATACTCACCTTCTACCGCTTAACCTTCGGCCAGCCTCGCCAATCCGAATTGGTGGATGCTTTGCACGAATCAGGGTTTAGTGACGAAGAAATTAAAAAATTAGATGATTTAATGATAAATTTAAGTCCAATAACATTCAAATGCCCATAG
- a CDS encoding phospholipase D family protein: MYKVLVTSKNLTFSRDWDISFSTQGLVTDREHAGNKPLVHLIQYLEASGSRHIPPSFVADLHNVIFDIPDKFAAFRFVPVGIPNPVTNQSFRNPLTALKKSTSEMLIVSPFLDQPTLQSILETTSKPRYLLSRKEELDGIDENTLSGFCCWQFSSYFETAEFQPELEDGGSEPLPQNLHAKLFVSMQESVPFWFLGSANCTDPAQGRNVEFMVELKAENAPALKPKNLFDALTKPEKSDNITLFTKYDFTARVSLEAQKSVDKAIRRLKYELCKIPLKGIATLIEGGGTYNLSLEIDASTLSIPAEFTIQVKPLPEQQKASVALQPQKLNAIDSFGPYAETALSPFLAFKIIHKDLVYSQFLLPMEIDLPSSRLNKIFSAIIDSREKFLKYLGFLLSGENTERIGKRSEHETSPMANHNGSGAFTGAPVYEKLLLASSRFPERLKVIDELVERLKKETADSPEPIITKEFEDFWSVFQTFINIQNR, encoded by the coding sequence TTGTACAAAGTATTGGTCACCAGTAAGAATTTGACTTTTTCGCGGGACTGGGATATCTCGTTTTCCACCCAAGGACTGGTTACCGACCGGGAGCATGCCGGGAATAAACCATTGGTTCATTTGATACAATATCTTGAAGCTTCAGGTTCAAGACATATCCCTCCATCATTTGTAGCCGATTTACACAATGTAATATTTGATATTCCCGACAAATTTGCAGCTTTCAGGTTCGTTCCGGTAGGAATTCCGAATCCTGTAACCAATCAATCTTTTAGAAACCCACTTACTGCTTTGAAAAAAAGTACAAGTGAAATGCTGATTGTTTCTCCTTTTCTGGATCAACCTACTTTACAAAGCATTCTTGAAACCACTAGCAAGCCCCGATATTTATTGAGTAGAAAGGAAGAACTGGACGGAATTGATGAAAATACCTTGAGCGGATTTTGTTGCTGGCAATTCTCTTCTTATTTCGAGACAGCTGAATTTCAACCAGAACTAGAAGATGGGGGCAGCGAGCCACTTCCCCAAAATCTTCATGCTAAACTCTTTGTGAGCATGCAAGAGTCGGTTCCTTTTTGGTTTTTAGGATCCGCCAATTGTACCGATCCTGCGCAAGGTCGAAATGTTGAATTTATGGTTGAGCTAAAAGCAGAAAATGCTCCAGCGCTAAAACCCAAAAACCTTTTTGATGCCCTGACAAAACCTGAAAAATCAGACAATATTACACTGTTTACCAAGTATGATTTTACTGCACGGGTATCCCTTGAAGCGCAAAAAAGTGTGGACAAAGCTATTCGCCGCCTCAAATACGAATTATGTAAAATTCCGCTCAAAGGTATCGCAACTTTGATCGAAGGAGGGGGCACCTACAACCTTTCTCTCGAAATTGATGCAAGTACATTGTCAATCCCGGCTGAATTTACAATACAAGTAAAACCTCTACCAGAACAGCAAAAAGCCAGTGTGGCGCTACAGCCCCAAAAACTCAATGCCATTGATTCTTTTGGCCCTTATGCCGAAACTGCTTTGAGCCCTTTTCTGGCCTTTAAAATTATCCATAAAGACTTGGTTTACAGCCAGTTTTTATTGCCTATGGAAATTGACTTGCCCTCCAGTAGACTCAATAAGATTTTTTCAGCCATCATCGACAGCAGGGAGAAATTTTTAAAATACCTCGGTTTCCTTTTATCGGGTGAAAATACTGAACGCATTGGAAAACGGAGCGAGCATGAAACATCACCAATGGCCAATCACAACGGCTCAGGCGCCTTTACGGGTGCTCCGGTTTACGAAAAATTGCTGCTTGCATCAAGCCGTTTTCCCGAGAGACTAAAAGTAATTGATGAATTGGTCGAACGCTTGAAAAAAGAAACCGCTGACTCGCCAGAGCCAATTATTACGAAGGAATTTGAAGACTTCTGGAGCGTTTTTCAAACCTTTATTAACATTCAAAACCGATGA
- a CDS encoding DUF6361 family protein — translation MATIGWIYFSKNDRDRIGSVLDQLRPEGTIDELGMGTIRDALSNQMFPGISTIQTRAKYFFIIPYLLHDYQNDKQLQKKYKDPAKYLERREYEIMWDLGDYYRALSSDTDTRESYGVIGITKIRREKDFIVRRPSAIYWNGLYTYQFINTQGLATDSFLRQVTNPSLESLLSNVKRGDDTFGDDLDVEHENLFRLKVTPNLNWKEGLTLDLDQKEAEFFQDRIISIAKHKLIAELLQNEALWAIAIVSDNFMDFAKTALYTDSLSLPDSLRAMLVLAHDFSMLMYGAHLAYNCQLQHKLNNDCFDVEFQEWTEQIGELMLDYDHFNPQFLFSYATTTRSNTAQFVQDWWQQTQLGFPDHQKRDALIEQQEARVKGAKARLRWNKLDLVKEKKWQGLKFFEYRFSQARTIVKDIKIGLNQ, via the coding sequence ATGGCTACCATTGGCTGGATATATTTTTCCAAAAATGATCGGGACCGAATAGGTTCAGTATTGGACCAACTACGCCCTGAAGGAACGATAGACGAATTAGGCATGGGTACCATTCGGGATGCTTTGTCCAATCAAATGTTTCCGGGTATCTCAACCATCCAGACTCGCGCCAAGTACTTTTTTATCATCCCTTACCTCTTACATGATTATCAAAACGATAAACAACTTCAAAAAAAATACAAAGACCCCGCAAAGTACCTTGAGCGTAGGGAATATGAAATCATGTGGGATTTGGGTGATTACTATCGGGCTTTGTCGAGCGACACCGACACCAGAGAGAGTTATGGGGTCATTGGTATTACCAAAATCAGAAGAGAAAAGGATTTCATCGTGCGGAGGCCATCTGCTATCTATTGGAATGGTTTGTATACCTATCAGTTCATCAATACCCAGGGATTGGCTACTGACAGTTTTTTAAGGCAGGTTACAAACCCTTCTCTGGAGTCATTGCTATCTAACGTAAAACGCGGTGACGACACTTTTGGTGATGATTTGGATGTGGAACATGAAAACCTTTTTCGGCTCAAAGTGACTCCAAACTTAAATTGGAAGGAAGGACTTACGCTGGATTTGGACCAGAAGGAGGCTGAGTTTTTTCAGGATCGAATCATTTCCATCGCTAAACACAAGTTGATCGCCGAGCTTTTGCAAAATGAGGCCCTTTGGGCAATTGCCATCGTGTCCGATAACTTCATGGACTTTGCCAAAACAGCATTGTACACCGATTCTCTTTCGCTTCCTGATTCTTTGCGTGCTATGCTTGTACTGGCGCATGATTTTTCCATGCTGATGTACGGTGCCCACCTCGCTTACAACTGTCAGCTCCAGCATAAGCTCAATAACGATTGTTTTGATGTGGAGTTTCAGGAATGGACCGAGCAAATTGGGGAACTAATGCTCGATTATGATCATTTCAATCCTCAGTTCCTGTTCAGTTATGCCACTACCACCCGATCCAATACCGCACAATTTGTTCAAGATTGGTGGCAACAAACCCAACTGGGCTTCCCCGATCACCAAAAGCGTGACGCTCTGATAGAACAGCAAGAGGCAAGAGTAAAGGGAGCCAAAGCCCGCTTGAGATGGAATAAGTTGGATTTGGTAAAAGAAAAAAAATGGCAGGGTTTGAAATTCTTCGAATACCGCTTTTCCCAGGCCCGAACCATTGTTAAAGACATTAAAATTGGACTAAACCAGTAA